The sequence tggtcgcccaaaaatttccacaggcctgtcagttatatagcgaatttggacggctgggatcgtaactcatgagaaaggatggccattgattatggccacgttctgttggcgcctgatggtagcacaatggcgccattggtacatgccaatgacgtagtggcatatagcggcatgccagtggcatagtggcatcTGGCGTAGCCGTGGAACAGTGACGCCTGGCGTAACCATGGcggctgttttggcatattggtgttagacccaaatatggctctggtaacattggccctgttgttacatcaaactttaaggccttaggagaattacctgAGTTAGTTGGCATggaaactttagctaaattagggtttggcatatcgaaaccctaattagccctGTGGCATGGTTGCGGCACGTTGGCGCTTTATGCAACCGGTGCCATGaccacattaaaggaattatggcatgCCATAATATGGAATAACCACatgcgcaaggatggccacgggtgattataTAATGgggccatttttagggtttgttggGTCTCACATGGCTCGTGGAATGTTGTAGGGacaaagtggcgtaattgggccacgactggaaattagggttacaACTAACgccactaaggcagagccgtgtttggaataccctaattggaacaTGTTATGGTGTTTGGCCATGAACAAGAAATGGGTTAGCACATTGGAGCGCTATTTATGGTaagttgccacgttcggcatgcttctgtggcaAAGTTTCACGTACGGCATGTTTAGCATGCACGTTtggtatgtttggcatgccaattagcgtattggcgcgacttttggaaagccaatttggcattgtgaccatctggcacaactttgcctcttttaatactgtggcaggtttagagcgacctgattggtcgattaaaagaggggtcGGGCAAAcgcgggcgtggccacacttctggtgtgcgtgtggcaagtttagagcgacatgattggtcgatgggaaggtgGCAGGCAagcaagggcgtggccacacttccagtgcaccgtgacagatttagagcgacctgattggtcgatggaaaggggggcggcaagcaagggcgtggccacaccttcctttgttgctgctcctattcctcggctccttttattccttgttttctgattttaggtaggattttgcacctactaatccatggcggattaattacctagtccgcctaggcttaatttcgacatgcaaggtctaatatactgcgcagtgcgcaaaacactaatttttgaaaattagtGAGGGTAATATCtgtatcttgtgaattatcacaaaattgattgaattctatgtgttgacacagagttctttaaattcattgccagagagcagtatgctttccgattaaatactttatgcaaggaccttaaccttgatacttggaaattcgtgctactctgctgcgagtgaacaaaaattgtcatgccatatcaatattaagggttcagccagggaacatagcacaaaaagcattcaaagaaacttatattaactgagtaatacaggcaaggtgccaaaatttacagaatatctgggattgttgctacatgcaccattctggatcaatttcatgtgaatatattgagtttcttaataaatgcgccagtgaagaggttgaatactcgtcacttttacatggctctgtttctttgcagagtgacggcaaattaaatgcagggttttacaaatttagccctgaactaaaaaccaccatcaacacatatacaatttattgagccaaaaatttgtgaaagaaaatcttcacGTAGCAAAATTATATTGTTTTGTCTTACCTTGTAAAAGGTACGTTTcgatttggttttgtttttcttttgtgttcggatgtgttcgtacgggtacccatgaCTTCCTTGTCACGAACTTCCTTTGGATACCCTAAAAGTTAccgtccctaagaaaccatttaaataccaaacctattgagtctcgtacgcatactctaggttattgtctttttttgtcaagaatgtcttcaccttctcgcactagtggttttgcaagaggttttcttgataaaggtattggtttcgagtccaaagggaggaagaaaagaaccctagtagaagatgatgatcAAAATCCTGATGCCTCATGatactatgcctatactcatcaggatgttgagaatgaggatatggtttctgctgaagtggttcatgattttcttaaatactttgaggaagcaaaactgcaactcgttgatactatgaagggtcttgatATGTTAAGagccttgttctcatgaagacacatgttaaagatcttctcaatgaggatatcttctctaaaGAAGCAGTGAATGCTGCCAATAACAAGCTTAAAGAACTCAAGACTCGTGGGGGTTCTGGAAGTGATCATTGATCTCCATTCATGATCGGTTTTGTTGGTTTAGCAgtcttttgttttttcttgttgtctttattttttctaggaaacttcttatgataatttattcttgtgttttaagaaggataactatggtttggaataacaattattgtgagtacacatagctattgccaacgtttttcatcttgaaatgtttttaatttatttatttaaattctaaagtttatttggatgatgattttgcaatattaatctttatggtttcataaatatgggatatgtgtgtttgcgcccgtgaactgtgattgtccgatatatgctcaaaagttaagcctattatatgtatttattgataaaagatataatgaacttttgcatcaaaagttaagcctattatctcattatgcaaatattgatggaagataggatgaacttttgattgcaaagattaagtctattatatgtctttatgcaaatattgatgaaaatagaatgaatctttgaatattccgcagtattggtctttccctgatccacatctttgtgtaaatattgtgcggctccgtaagttctcttatgtgagcatttccgattaaattaatcatgggtcctcttgtggttagtttagttgagttttctggatacaaattcatgtttcatgtgatttgttaatgtccaaagaaatccttattttcttgtaaaagtaaggtcgctcttgttgttctttcgggaatgacattttatgggggagagttcttaatcgaacttgtgcttaattgccaaatcttcgtggggagtgtggctgtggaatattgcaagagttttcttgtatctttcataactccttgatgaatgcatttagtttcgactatatgattgaatctaaacaaagtttatatgttttcttttggtcatcaagtatctccatgagaatttcattaggatcccactaattttcgtacctttgtcaatttatgttgaccaaaagggggagaattaatgtgtagttcacactacaaatacatatggtttacggttaattatgtaagggggagtggttttcatgtgagtgaagtattgactaagggggagtgatacatatcaccgtagtattgttgtcaaagttatgatacaactggactttgatgctgtgtaataataatatgacactgtataacaatgattgagagctattattttatcattgttatagctatggatcttcaccaactatgatgctgagttgaacacgttcatagtcaccggagtacttggaagtgacgaagatttcgagtaacgttgacgaaccaaggaaatcaagcatttggatgagaaactacaaagtttatttattttgttatccatatgtattgataattttatcactaaaattgacaaagggggagattgttagagcactgctcggtcgaaatcgccaGCGTAgctatctcatgcttgtttgtcaagtttagttgtcaaaactataagtcttgatttctagtctacttatagctaagtctcggattaggatagttagtgtagttgagcattagacttcacggcgttcatcgattgaagacgaagaactaataaggggagcttgtggaacttcatcaacaaaaggtatgtggatacttgaactcatctatcactcaaaagtttatctactctatctcctatttgaaacaaaagtcgtatagctatatatacttcgattatacacatttgatatttcgaactgagtttaactcgcttacatatttctcgaaatatgtgttggtaagcttgcgctttaaccaagttcatcttatattcttgacgaaagtcaaaagatgatcatgtgaaaatcgcctggtaacatcttacatgatttgtgtgagacagtcatttgatgtagactaggaatgtttcgtattgatcattagatcagttgaaaatttctttgaagctaatagtttgtgtgagacagctattgtcgtcttccgaaaatgtttcaatgattgaaatgggagtttaaaacgattaaccatgattggatataaacacagtatgcgtacttgcatatgtgtagtccaagaccggcaatctagtatgcatacccttatgcgtactggttggtcaggtgaagtccaggagttatagtatgcatacccgtatgcgtactggcgaagtcagttgaagtccgggaaccttggtatgtgtacccgtaggcgcactatattcaactgagttcatatgtgaacgatagtatgcgtacccatttgcatacttgagtaggttatgttctaaaatcggtttgttcatgaactaacacatttatatattaaggaatacaatcttttgcaaaccgtggctataatgttcatgaattgattcgagtaaatcaaaatcgatttggcttcaattgtatcttgtatacttctatgataatataaaaaattgaacaactctagaactagtttcatttgagtcatttgatatGGTtaggatgaatatggttgatatgaaagtgttcatatggcttacttcggttaaatattgttgagccaacaaaggtgcatgtgtttaggtacggtaatcaatatctaaatgaagtcacttttcatttgtgcgtaacaagctaagttcgatctaacggttgaaagatattagcttgagtctaatcaggttttcattcaaaagtgaatattgaatgctttgttaccaaggtaacattcattgcaaaccctgattcgaagactatataaggcagaaatctagcaactgggaaacctaatccccacacctcccatgtgatactagttgcgactagagtcaattttcctttaaccttaggtttttccaaaaccctgtaggttaacgacttgaagacttcattgggattgtgaagccagacccaactattttctctctagttgcgtgttttgatcttgctgttttctatcgtaattgagtactatcttctctaagattggtttgaggtttaatctccgataggcaagataaaaagtagtcacaaacatcttcgtctcatcgtttgtgattccacaatatcttgtttcgctgccatacgattaagattattgtgaggggattgatatttttaggctgttcttcgggaataaaagtatggtatatcaattggttcctgttcaccttgatttgtcaaaagaaggaaaaaaaactcataggtttatctgtgggagacatatttatctattcaatatacttttctgtgtgagacggattggtttatcaagtcttcgaatttgggtcgtaacaactcttagttgtgggttagatcagctaagggaatcaagtgcgtagagtcctgctgggattcagagacgtaaggagcgcaactataccttgatcagtgtgatattagttagggctcaactacattccagtccgaagttaacttagagtaggctagtgtctgtagcggcttaataaaatgtggtgttcaaatctggactaggtcccggagtttttctgcattttcggtttcctcgttaacaaaacttctggtgtctgtgttatttcttttatgcattatatttgtttatataattgaaatatcacaggttgtgcgtaagttcaatcaattgtgaatccaaaccttggttgttgattaaattgttgGACACTTAGAtattgataccgtccaagttatttcttatattcaatcgggctcgcaaattcctatttgtttgattgcagattgaattgagaaagagatataactctttgatatacttttcttaagattgagtctgactgtctagttgattctcttgaaagtatattggagttagtccatacatattgctaagagaaatattgggtgtggttattagaccccctctttttcacaaATGACAACCATAACTCTAATATGTTTGTGATCACCAACTTACCAAAAATTACGCAATTGACAAAATCAAGATGTAATCAAGATATCAACATGATGTGATCAAGATGGAAATCTCTTTGGATGGAAGTTGGATCTAGTCTTGAGTATCAAAATGAATGAATATGAACCATAATAGATTATTATTTGTTTCAAGGTAATAACGATAAAGTGAAAAATGAGGGGTAAGTTGAATTTTGTATGAGGTATGTATCATGTTATTATTGTTGGCAATTATCATTGTAACCAGGACCTCCATAATAAAAACCGTATCCATTTTTATTTTCGTCGTCAATTTTCAAATCGTAGCAATTTGGATTCGAAATGACAAGCTTAACATCTTCGGGGTCTTTTGCTTCATTattttcatcaattacttgaacaTGATTGAAAAAACTAGATATTCCGAAGCCTCCTTTCGAAGGTAAATGACTGCTACCCATTTGAATCGTAATATGTCGTCCTTTAGATCCCTCATTAAATATTTCTCCACCGAAATCTATACTTGTTGTTGTCTTTGATAATTGGGTGAATAGAGAACTTGGATAATATCCTATGGGAATACCTTGTAGTAGTATCCACCAATTTCCACTATTTTGGTCCTGCAAAATTATTGAATGTCAAATTTTAGAACAAGGTTGGCAAAACTGTGCGAGTGATAACTTGATTGCTTCCATTTTCTTACCTTGTGTATACCGAATGTGGCATCTTTTTGGACGTCATTGAAAATGGACATTTCCGTGAAATTGCAACCAAGTGTAACATCCGAGGATACGTGCACAAAACCATCACACTCGAGGTTGAAGCAACTATTTATTTTTGTAGTAATCGGtctaacaaaaaataaataaaaatttaacaATACTGAACAACAATAAATGACCTTAAGAACCATCATTTGGTACAATAGATTCATATCTTTCTCCCCATTAGAGAGATAATAACATCTAATTAATTTTACTTCTAGTAAAAAGTATAACATTGTAATAATGATCTAACCCTGAAAAAAAAAACCAGATAGCTTTCCGTAGAGTAGTAGCACTTACAGTCCACAATATAAAGAATATGGTTTGGTAATCACCGTATAAGTGTTGGGACACTTATTCAAATAGAAATCAAATTTTAATGATGCAGCAAAAAATCATTATAAATTCAAGTTTGAATTATGGAAACATAACTAGCTTAGATGGTTAACTTACTAGTCATCCTGCTTCAATAGTATTGGCATCATCACCTTTAGCAGCTGTAACCAAAATTTGGGATACACTTATTTCAATTGGAACTTCCACAATCAGATTCCAAATATTGATCTTTGTTTGTGCTTCAAGAAAATTTCCGAACACCTTAATTACTGCGTACTATAGGAGTACTTAAGCACATACAAAAATACGTTTTTGAAAATTATTATGACCACTATGCTTAAATGAAACAAATTAATACAGTAAAATCtttgataagaaaaataatgACATGTAAACATACCTCATGACCATCTCTAATATCGTTTGGCATTAATGTATTAGGCGTTTTATAATGAGAATATCTTGGACGAGGATGTTTACGCAAAAGTGTTGGATGATCTTTTCCATTCCTCCGTATAGGGACTGTTCCTTGTGGACAAGGTCCATAGGTGTTCCAAGTTTGTGTAAGCTAAAGTGTCCCGAGATTATCTAATTTTATATTCTTCGGGTATGTACTTAGTCTCATCTATTtcatatatacaataaaaataaagtaactctttttAGAATATGAAATAAAAACACACTACTACATATATTATGAGGAAAAATATGCATTAGACCTATATTGTATGATTATGAAGCGAAGGATGATTAAGAAAGGTTGTTTGTAGATATCATAACAATCGATTGGCAACCTATGCCATAAAAATCAATGAGTATATGAATACGCCGAGAAGCATGAGAGTACTATACAAAAAATGTAAACAACAATTTACCTTAATGGTTTTGATTATTGCTTTGTTCACGATATTCAAAAATTTTCTTCCGTCAACTAATTCTTCTGGAATTAAAACTACAAAACGGAGTATTGCTAGAATGAGTAGGTTTAAGTTGATGAACATTATTAGTCTGATTCTTCTTCGAAACCAATAATACGACGTACATAAAATATTTTACATGGAaggtaaaaaaaatttatttatatGGGATTACATAGAATATGCGATATTGATTATTTACttatgatacatatacaaaaataTATTCTCACTCAAATATCTTCTATAATAATTGTAATCTATATTGTTATATAATTCTGTAAAATATACATTAATTATGAATCTGAACTGATATCACGCAACAAAGATTCTAGATTTTACGCatttaaaaccaacacaaaagTGGGTACaaaatttatgatttttataCATGTAGAAACTGATTTGATTGGATAGTCTAATTTCCTCATTAATTACTAAATGTACTATTAAAAATTGGGTTTATGAAAGTAAATGAATCAATTTGGTTTTACTTTATTGACACTATGGGTCTTATTTGGGTAGCTTCATGCAAAGCTTCaattgaataggtgaataatttttgtAGAAGACGAAAACACATTGGCCCAATGATCCTAAATGCAACAATTTGGGAATTGTGGAAGGAACGGAATGGTCCATTCCATAGAAGAAATAAGCTATTgagatgcttcaaaaaaaaactatAGAGGAGCTAATATTGAAGATTAAGTAACGCTTATTCTGAGTCGAAGAAGTTTGGTCAGATTGACTTCTATCATATTACGAAGAGAGCAAATGGTGCTGCTCATGAACTCGCATGCTTTGTGGCTGAAAAcattgggggtaccaaaatacaccaccaaatttttcgtaggcaatctgtatggacaaactcaacaaaaCTCCGTGAGTAGAAACTAAATCAAGGAAAGTggctagagttatatctctctctggttgttagaacgtttacaatactgaatccgtgaacctaactacacagagagttcttggacggtaccaaagaccaatatccaaggatcaatcaagtcttatccaactaacaaggttggacctagctattgtgattgatcaacgtacaacctatgatatttcaattataaatataaacaatataatgcggaaaaagaaataacacagacacaccataaattttgttaacgaggaaaccgcagatgcagaaaaacctcgggacctagtccagattgaacaccaaactgtataaagacgctacagacactagcctactaccaattaacttctatttggaatgtagttgaccccGAACTCAGTCTcgcactgattcaggtacagtcgtgctctttacgtctcttgaatcccagctggaatctgcacaattgattcccttagacggtctcacaccaactaagagttgcttcaactcagttGAAGACTTTAGactaaatctgcctcccacaaattAAGCTTATAATTGATTTCTTGATTTACAATCTAaatggatgatcagatcaaacgaaagatccaggtgatggaaatcgatagcaacttgaaAAAAGTCTAGccatcctcaaaatccggacttatgcaacccgaagtgcagcctatatTATtactcacctcacaagtataaaacttgtggaatcaacaaagtaagaGACGAAAAGACTTTATTGAGTACTATATATCTTTATTGATGtagcaaggctctacaaacaattaagatcaggatactcgagttatcaagataaaagaaaactggacctggcttcacgaatgccaatgaagtctttgtagtcgctaaaccctaaaagggtttctggagaggacgactctagatacaactaggacataccAAAAGTAGTGTCagaattcaaagatcccagttgccaagatttccccttatatagacttaaaAGCCTTGgttactttaggtttaagctaagatagctttggaaccaagcaatcaatattcactgtt comes from Papaver somniferum cultivar HN1 chromosome 7, ASM357369v1, whole genome shotgun sequence and encodes:
- the LOC113294427 gene encoding uncharacterized protein LOC113294427 — encoded protein: MSIFNDVQKDATFGIHKDQNSGNWWILLQGIPIGYYPSSLFTQLSKTTTSIDFGGEIFNEGSKGRHITIQMGSSHLPSKGGFGISSFFNHVQVIDENNEAKDPEDVKLVISNPNCYDLKIDDENKNGYGFYYGGPGYNDNCQQ